A genomic segment from Janibacter sp. DB-40 encodes:
- a CDS encoding MMPL family transporter gives MGAHRDTSTHLHRLGVQVAKHPVAVVVTWIVLAAFSLALALGTVTGHALFDDLSSGEITAPGEAQEARDLLVAAGGGDFASDTLIVEGSPATSPFVRRQVAAAVERLHETEGVARVINPLVLEEGVEDPRAGPLVQEEGDGRYGFVTVVEYEEDLEGEALAEAQRAVDVQLDEIVSGSRATDSTRGSVQMLVDEIVEQVSTDLKVGEGIALPITFVVMVLIFGGFLAAGIPLFGALASIAGALATLWGFAHVIELDATVVNIVTVLGLGLCIDYGLLIVSRFREEISLDLDGAELPARGRGVIEQATGRTLDRAGRTVVFSAVTVAIAMSGLFFFPATFMRASGAAGVSVVVLCLAVAMTLVPALCALGARRLVRGRTERGRDDGVFARLAGRVQRAPWLVITLVLAALVAMALPTTRMEVTSSGTELLPVGSDQRTFFAELAEDYPELATPDVQVVTTADEPQVRAWARDDAATLPHVDSVEVSEVGATPDGERVLTVDLRTDDEPLGDDSRALAAHLRSDGPPSRPTSGARPRGSTTSWTPSSTGRPGRPPRSCWRLSSCSSS, from the coding sequence GTGGGCGCTCACCGGGACACCTCCACCCACCTGCACCGGCTCGGGGTGCAGGTGGCGAAGCACCCTGTCGCCGTCGTCGTCACCTGGATCGTCCTCGCAGCCTTCTCCCTCGCCCTGGCGCTGGGCACGGTCACCGGCCACGCCCTCTTCGACGACCTCTCCAGCGGCGAGATCACCGCCCCGGGCGAGGCACAGGAGGCACGTGACCTCCTCGTCGCGGCCGGAGGCGGCGACTTCGCCTCGGACACCCTGATCGTCGAGGGGTCGCCGGCCACCTCCCCCTTCGTGCGGCGGCAGGTCGCGGCGGCCGTCGAGCGCCTCCACGAGACCGAGGGCGTCGCCCGGGTCATCAACCCACTCGTCCTCGAGGAGGGTGTCGAGGACCCCCGCGCCGGTCCCCTCGTGCAGGAGGAGGGGGACGGACGCTACGGATTCGTCACGGTCGTCGAGTACGAGGAGGACCTCGAGGGCGAGGCCCTGGCGGAGGCGCAACGGGCCGTCGACGTCCAGCTCGACGAGATCGTCAGCGGCTCGCGGGCCACCGACAGCACGCGCGGCAGCGTGCAGATGCTCGTCGACGAGATCGTGGAGCAGGTGAGCACCGACCTCAAGGTCGGCGAGGGCATCGCCCTGCCCATCACGTTCGTCGTCATGGTGCTGATCTTCGGCGGATTCCTGGCCGCCGGCATCCCGCTGTTCGGCGCCCTCGCCTCGATCGCCGGCGCGCTCGCGACGCTGTGGGGCTTCGCCCACGTCATCGAGCTCGACGCGACGGTCGTCAACATCGTCACCGTGCTCGGTCTGGGCCTGTGCATCGACTACGGGCTGCTCATCGTCTCCCGGTTCCGCGAGGAGATCTCGCTCGACCTCGACGGGGCCGAGCTGCCCGCACGTGGTCGTGGCGTGATCGAGCAGGCCACCGGCCGCACTCTCGACCGGGCGGGTCGCACGGTCGTCTTCTCGGCGGTGACGGTCGCGATCGCGATGTCGGGGCTGTTCTTCTTCCCGGCCACCTTCATGCGCGCCTCCGGCGCGGCCGGTGTCTCCGTCGTCGTCCTCTGCCTCGCGGTCGCGATGACACTCGTCCCGGCGTTGTGCGCCCTGGGTGCGCGACGCCTGGTCCGCGGTCGCACCGAGCGGGGGCGTGACGACGGGGTCTTCGCCCGCCTCGCCGGTCGGGTGCAGCGCGCGCCGTGGCTGGTCATCACCCTCGTGCTGGCGGCCCTGGTCGCCATGGCCCTCCCGACGACCCGGATGGAGGTGACCTCCTCGGGGACCGAGCTCCTGCCCGTCGGCAGCGACCAGCGCACCTTCTTCGCCGAGCTCGCCGAGGACTACCCCGAGCTGGCCACCCCGGACGTACAGGTCGTCACCACCGCCGACGAGCCTCAGGTGCGCGCCTGGGCACGGGACGACGCGGCGACGCTGCCGCACGTGGACTCCGTGGAGGTGAGCGAGGTCGGGGCCACCCCCGATGGCGAGAGGGTGCTCACCGTCGACCTGCGCACCGACGACGAGCCGCTCGGCGACGACAGCCGCGCGCTGGCGGCCCACCTCAGGTCGGACGGGCCCCCTTCGCGGCCCACATCGGGGGCCAGGCCTCGGGGCTCGACGACTTCGTGGACGCCCTCGTCGACCGGGCGCCCTGGGCGGCCGCCACGGTCGTGCTGGCGACTTTCGTCCTGCTCTTCCTCATGA
- a CDS encoding MMPL family transporter gives MDALVDRAPWAAATVVLATFVLLFLMTGSVVVPIKALLMNVVSLGASLGVLVWVFQDGHLSGLLDFDPVGALEVSIPVLVLAFAFGLSMDYEVFLLSRIVELHEQGRPTDEAVRLGLQRSGRIITSAALLMVIVFSGFILAQILAVKQTGVALVVAIVIDATLVRMLLVPATMSVLGEWNWWAPRWMKRAHSRFGITE, from the coding sequence GTGGACGCCCTCGTCGACCGGGCGCCCTGGGCGGCCGCCACGGTCGTGCTGGCGACTTTCGTCCTGCTCTTCCTCATGACCGGCTCCGTCGTCGTCCCGATCAAGGCCCTGCTCATGAACGTCGTCTCACTCGGCGCCTCGCTCGGCGTGCTCGTGTGGGTCTTCCAGGACGGGCACCTGTCCGGTCTGCTCGACTTCGACCCGGTCGGGGCGCTCGAGGTCTCCATCCCGGTCCTCGTCCTCGCCTTCGCCTTCGGCCTGTCGATGGACTACGAGGTCTTCCTGCTCTCCCGGATCGTCGAGCTGCACGAGCAGGGCCGGCCCACCGACGAGGCCGTGCGGCTGGGTCTGCAGCGCTCCGGCCGGATCATCACCAGCGCGGCCCTGCTGATGGTCATCGTCTTCTCCGGCTTCATCCTCGCCCAGATCCTCGCCGTCAAGCAGACGGGCGTCGCCCTCGTCGTCGCGATCGTCATCGACGCCACGCTCGTGCGGATGCTCCTCGTCCCGGCGACGATGTCGGTCCTCGGCGAGTGGAACTGGTGGGCGCCCCGTTGGATGAAGCGCGCGCACTCCCGCTTCGGGATCACCGAGTGA
- a CDS encoding GNAT family N-acetyltransferase, with protein MSTERIPLPDLVAWTGGDRVVLAESTPLPGSDALGVRRGAAWAVAFARPTYTHGTNLMLHGDDGSGRLVPPAVVAALEDLVSSAPFAGWVADLRTKGVDSVSLPRTAAHVGGLLPQAHGLWEWMWTTRAPAAPAGDGTVELVEEDRADLQALLDAHNPGTDGQPFARPGQRWVGIRDGEGSLLAAGCCEPERSGTPVLSGITVAPTARGRGLGRVVTAELTRGAVDSHGWCTLGMYSVNDTARRLYHSLGYETGAVWSSGALG; from the coding sequence GTGAGCACCGAACGCATCCCGCTGCCGGACCTGGTCGCGTGGACGGGTGGCGACCGCGTCGTCCTCGCGGAGTCCACGCCCCTGCCCGGGAGCGATGCGCTCGGCGTCCGCCGGGGCGCGGCCTGGGCGGTGGCCTTCGCACGACCCACGTACACGCACGGCACCAACCTGATGCTCCACGGCGACGACGGCAGCGGCCGGCTCGTCCCACCGGCGGTTGTCGCCGCGCTCGAGGACCTCGTCTCCTCGGCCCCCTTCGCCGGCTGGGTGGCGGACCTGCGGACGAAGGGGGTGGACTCGGTCTCCCTCCCCCGCACCGCGGCGCACGTCGGGGGGCTGCTGCCGCAGGCCCATGGCCTGTGGGAGTGGATGTGGACCACGAGGGCCCCGGCGGCGCCTGCCGGTGACGGGACGGTCGAGCTGGTCGAGGAGGACCGGGCGGACCTCCAGGCGCTGCTCGACGCCCACAACCCCGGGACCGACGGGCAGCCCTTCGCCCGGCCGGGTCAACGCTGGGTCGGGATCCGCGACGGCGAAGGGAGCCTGCTCGCCGCGGGCTGCTGCGAGCCGGAGCGATCGGGCACCCCGGTCCTCTCCGGGATCACCGTGGCGCCCACGGCCCGTGGCCGGGGTCTGGGGCGGGTGGTCACCGCGGAGCTGACACGGGGCGCCGTCGACTCCCACGGGTGGTGCACTCTGGGCATGTACTCGGTCAACGACACCGCGCGGCGTCTCTACCACTCCCTGGGGTACGAGACCGGCGCGGTCTGGAGCAGTGGAGCGCTGGGATGA
- a CDS encoding FUSC family protein, whose amino-acid sequence MSRSAAVDFARPVFSFAPGPARRWIALRAALAIGLPLTGLTLAGFPPQHAFLAGLGVFAVLYGAGAPVRRRLRTIPGAGAGLLASLGLGIAAADHPFLAVVLMAVVATVATFLTYALQIGPPAGFFFALDVGIGNLAASHGADARTILGIAAVGVCSAILVGTSDLWFGAHGVEEAAVSSAEELVETYLTASDPSAIAGSRRAASAALNRAWTAVTDGRSEDHFGGRLQRMHSRYAGAVSRSVGGPDEEVTAELALQEAASARQISLGRPRARWSLRQALRWPSEDLLVAVRVLTAGLVAGTVALALDNSHAYWAGAFAVLIVHTGGTRRAQLQRSFQRTIGTAVGLVAFGLVLRLDPGHWALIALVVALQFVVEMLITRNYAAAVVFLTPLALSISAAVTDMELSTIVYDRGVDTVIGVGVALVVVVVSGALGRPELLLRAHARRVVLALDEVLADLAERRTRTPEGMEDHLHHCRQLYVELLASDQVAARTLQDAPTAVAPYREMEQLLAHIGYLVLGATWNPRVRGERERMALARERLGGILDHKVTRTRAAADITAELRSVEEALTGS is encoded by the coding sequence ATGAGCAGATCGGCGGCGGTCGACTTCGCGCGACCGGTCTTCTCCTTCGCCCCGGGCCCGGCGCGGCGGTGGATCGCGCTGCGCGCGGCCCTGGCGATCGGCCTGCCGCTCACCGGGCTCACCCTCGCGGGGTTCCCCCCGCAGCATGCCTTCCTCGCCGGTCTCGGCGTCTTCGCGGTGCTCTACGGCGCGGGAGCACCCGTGCGCCGGCGCCTGCGCACGATCCCCGGCGCCGGCGCGGGCCTGCTCGCCTCGCTGGGCCTCGGGATCGCGGCCGCCGACCACCCCTTCCTCGCGGTCGTCCTGATGGCGGTCGTCGCGACCGTCGCCACCTTCCTGACCTACGCCCTGCAGATCGGCCCCCCGGCCGGCTTCTTCTTCGCCCTCGACGTCGGGATCGGCAACCTCGCCGCCTCCCACGGTGCCGACGCGCGGACCATCCTCGGCATCGCCGCGGTCGGCGTCTGCTCGGCGATCCTCGTCGGGACCTCCGACCTGTGGTTCGGCGCCCACGGCGTCGAGGAGGCCGCGGTCTCCTCCGCCGAGGAGCTGGTCGAGACGTACCTCACCGCGAGCGACCCGTCCGCGATCGCCGGCTCGCGGCGTGCCGCCTCCGCCGCCCTCAACCGGGCGTGGACGGCCGTCACCGACGGCCGCAGCGAGGACCACTTCGGTGGTCGCCTGCAACGCATGCACTCGCGCTACGCCGGCGCGGTGTCCCGCTCCGTGGGCGGACCGGACGAGGAGGTCACCGCGGAGCTGGCCCTGCAGGAGGCAGCCAGCGCACGCCAGATCTCACTTGGTCGCCCGCGGGCCCGGTGGTCCCTGCGCCAGGCGCTGCGCTGGCCCAGCGAGGACCTGCTCGTCGCCGTCCGGGTCCTCACCGCCGGGCTGGTCGCCGGCACCGTCGCCCTCGCGCTCGACAACTCCCACGCGTACTGGGCGGGGGCCTTCGCCGTCCTCATCGTCCACACGGGAGGCACCCGGCGCGCCCAGCTGCAGCGCTCCTTCCAACGCACGATCGGCACCGCCGTCGGGCTCGTGGCGTTCGGCCTCGTGCTGCGGCTCGACCCCGGCCACTGGGCGCTGATCGCCCTCGTCGTCGCCCTGCAGTTCGTCGTCGAGATGCTCATCACGCGCAACTACGCGGCGGCGGTCGTCTTCCTCACCCCGCTGGCGCTGTCGATCTCCGCGGCCGTCACGGACATGGAGCTGTCGACGATCGTCTACGACCGCGGGGTCGACACCGTGATCGGTGTGGGAGTGGCTCTGGTCGTGGTCGTGGTCTCCGGCGCGCTCGGTCGCCCCGAGCTGCTCCTGCGGGCCCACGCCCGCAGGGTGGTGCTCGCGCTGGACGAGGTCCTCGCGGACCTCGCGGAGCGGCGCACGCGCACGCCCGAGGGCATGGAGGACCACCTCCACCACTGCCGGCAGCTGTACGTCGAGCTGCTCGCCTCCGACCAGGTCGCCGCGCGCACCCTCCAGGACGCCCCGACCGCGGTGGCCCCCTACCGCGAGATGGAGCAGCTGCTCGCCCACATCGGCTACCTCGTGCTCGGCGCGACCTGGAACCCGCGGGTGCGCGGCGAGCGCGAGCGCATGGCACTGGCCCGTGAGCGGCTCGGCGGGATCCTCGACCACAAGGTGACCCGAACCCGCGCGGCGGCGGACATCACGGCCGAGCTCAGGAGCGTCGAGGAGGCCCTCACCGGGTCGTGA
- a CDS encoding BCCT family transporter has translation MSESSNATDGRRSADHHDDLDRRTADERVKDQLRAHGVRLGPGGIAPRVFWPSLVIVVAVSLFSIFFSSTAGELWNSIQSSIVSGFGWFYILSIACFVAFAIFLAVSRFGNITLGREDEKPDFGLVSWFAMLFAAGMGIGLVFYGVAEPLTFYTTPKPGVEGSEAELANQAMAQTFLHWGLHPWAVYVIVGLSLAYAIHRKGRPVSLRWALEPLLGDRVKGWPGDIVDILAIVGTLFGVATSLGLGVTQVATGLSELGVIDEASNTFMVILIAVITAIATISVVSGVGKGIRWLSNANLALAAVFLTLVFALGPTLFLLRDFVQSIGAYATNFLPNTFDAFAYSGSEGLAWAGGWTIFYWGWWIAWSPFVGVFIARISRGRTVREFVAGALLVPTLLGFVWFTALGGTAIHRQRTVGDLVPEDGLVAEVALFDTLATLPMGTVLSVMALVLVVIFFVTSSDSGSLVVDMLASGGHPDPPTWSRVLFAVLEGLVASALLLAGGTEGLSALQAGSVATGAPFAVVIVFIMIALYKALRREHGAIVASEVRLRRREMAGELTENFDDVFGEQVDDRIDYALTRTKGIWARKPSSVATVTKERRRERENGGDDG, from the coding sequence ATGAGCGAATCGTCGAACGCCACCGACGGTCGAAGAAGCGCGGACCACCACGACGACCTCGATCGGCGTACCGCCGACGAGCGCGTCAAGGACCAGCTCCGGGCCCACGGTGTCCGGCTCGGCCCGGGAGGTATCGCCCCGAGGGTGTTCTGGCCGTCCTTGGTCATCGTCGTTGCGGTCTCGCTGTTCTCCATCTTCTTCAGCAGCACGGCCGGCGAGCTGTGGAACTCGATCCAGAGCAGCATCGTCAGTGGCTTCGGGTGGTTCTACATCCTGTCCATTGCCTGCTTCGTGGCCTTCGCGATCTTCCTGGCGGTGAGCCGGTTCGGCAACATCACGCTCGGGCGAGAGGACGAGAAGCCCGACTTCGGCCTGGTCTCCTGGTTTGCCATGCTCTTCGCCGCGGGCATGGGCATCGGCCTGGTCTTCTACGGCGTCGCCGAACCGTTGACCTTCTACACCACCCCCAAGCCCGGGGTCGAGGGGAGCGAAGCCGAACTGGCCAACCAGGCCATGGCGCAGACCTTCCTCCACTGGGGGCTGCACCCGTGGGCGGTGTACGTCATCGTCGGCCTCTCCCTGGCCTACGCCATCCACCGCAAGGGGCGCCCCGTCTCCCTGCGCTGGGCCTTGGAGCCGTTGCTGGGCGACCGCGTCAAGGGCTGGCCCGGTGACATCGTCGACATCCTGGCGATCGTGGGCACGCTCTTCGGTGTCGCCACCTCCCTGGGGTTGGGCGTCACCCAGGTCGCGACCGGCCTGTCGGAGCTGGGGGTCATCGACGAGGCCTCCAACACCTTCATGGTCATCCTCATCGCGGTGATCACCGCGATCGCCACCATCTCGGTCGTCAGTGGCGTGGGCAAGGGTATTCGGTGGCTCTCCAACGCCAACCTCGCCCTGGCGGCGGTCTTCCTCACCCTGGTCTTCGCACTCGGCCCGACCCTGTTCCTCCTGCGGGACTTCGTCCAGTCCATCGGGGCCTACGCGACGAACTTCCTGCCGAACACCTTCGACGCCTTCGCCTACTCCGGTTCCGAGGGCCTGGCCTGGGCCGGTGGGTGGACCATCTTCTACTGGGGCTGGTGGATCGCCTGGTCCCCCTTCGTCGGCGTGTTCATCGCGCGGATCTCGCGCGGGCGCACGGTCCGCGAGTTCGTGGCCGGCGCCCTCCTCGTGCCGACCCTCCTCGGCTTCGTGTGGTTCACGGCACTGGGCGGCACGGCCATCCACCGGCAGCGCACGGTCGGCGACCTCGTGCCGGAGGACGGCCTCGTGGCCGAGGTAGCCCTCTTCGACACCCTGGCCACGTTGCCGATGGGGACCGTCCTGTCGGTCATGGCCCTCGTCCTCGTCGTGATCTTCTTCGTCACGTCCTCGGACTCCGGCTCCCTGGTCGTGGACATGCTCGCCTCCGGCGGCCACCCCGACCCGCCGACGTGGAGCCGGGTGCTGTTCGCCGTCCTCGAGGGCCTCGTGGCGAGCGCCCTGCTCCTGGCCGGGGGGACAGAGGGCCTGTCCGCGCTCCAGGCCGGCTCGGTCGCGACGGGTGCCCCGTTCGCCGTCGTGATCGTCTTCATCATGATCGCCCTGTACAAGGCCCTGCGGCGCGAGCACGGCGCAATCGTCGCCTCCGAGGTGCGGCTGCGCCGCCGGGAGATGGCCGGGGAGCTCACGGAGAACTTCGACGACGTCTTCGGCGAGCAGGTCGACGATCGCATCGACTACGCGCTCACGCGGACCAAGGGCATCTGGGCGCGGAAGCCCTCGTCGGTCGCGACGGTCACCAAGGAGCGTCGGCGCGAGCGCGAGAACGGCGGCGACGACGGCTGA
- a CDS encoding NUDIX domain-containing protein has protein sequence MPRTSAGLLPFTTAKGVTRVFLGRMGGPAWARRPRAWTVVKGEYVEGDDPLAAAEREFLEEIGVPAPPGRRLDLGEVRQSGGKRVRAWAVEADPSLAFFSSNLVTMEWPPRSGRHVSFPEIERAEWCEVDRARELVVAAQAAFLDRLVDATAR, from the coding sequence ATGCCCCGCACGAGCGCCGGGCTCCTCCCCTTCACCACGGCGAAGGGGGTCACCCGCGTCTTCCTGGGCCGCATGGGCGGTCCGGCGTGGGCCCGTCGACCCCGCGCCTGGACGGTGGTCAAGGGTGAGTACGTGGAGGGTGACGACCCGCTGGCCGCGGCGGAGCGGGAGTTCCTCGAGGAGATCGGGGTCCCGGCTCCGCCCGGCCGCCGTCTCGACCTCGGCGAGGTCCGCCAGTCCGGAGGCAAGCGGGTCCGGGCGTGGGCCGTGGAGGCCGACCCGTCGTTGGCCTTCTTCTCGAGCAACCTCGTGACGATGGAGTGGCCCCCGCGCTCCGGGCGCCACGTCTCCTTCCCGGAGATCGAGCGTGCCGAGTGGTGCGAGGTGGACCGGGCCCGTGAGCTCGTCGTGGCGGCCCAGGCGGCCTTCCTCGACCGTCTGGTGGACGCAACCGCGCGCTAG
- a CDS encoding HAD-IA family hydrolase yields MPDVPVEVMLWDCDGVLQHGHFDWRERLDRTVAPGFARKVFEAELPALRGERSLRAVLGELLEQENRSGRLPVTIEDLLGIWEQFDLDLDAIAVVDEVRRLGVRCLLATNQQDHRVRLMREVHGYDDIVDGAYWSSEVGAMKPDPAFFEHILQDLGVAADRVGFVDDLPANVESARSLGIRAVHHRPTDGAAGLRRALHPLLPALADAPHRTGPRA; encoded by the coding sequence ATGCCCGACGTGCCGGTGGAGGTGATGCTGTGGGACTGCGACGGCGTCCTCCAGCACGGGCACTTCGACTGGCGCGAACGGCTGGACCGGACGGTCGCCCCGGGATTCGCCCGCAAGGTCTTCGAGGCCGAGCTCCCGGCGCTGCGCGGTGAGCGCAGCCTCCGAGCGGTGCTGGGCGAGCTCCTGGAGCAGGAGAACCGGTCGGGGCGGCTGCCGGTGACCATCGAGGACCTGCTGGGCATCTGGGAGCAGTTCGACCTCGACCTCGACGCGATCGCCGTCGTGGACGAGGTCCGACGTCTCGGCGTGCGCTGCCTGCTCGCGACCAACCAGCAGGACCACCGGGTGCGCCTCATGCGAGAGGTCCACGGGTACGACGACATCGTCGACGGCGCCTACTGGTCCAGCGAGGTCGGGGCGATGAAGCCCGACCCCGCCTTCTTCGAGCACATCCTCCAGGACCTGGGTGTGGCAGCGGACCGCGTCGGCTTCGTCGACGACCTGCCGGCGAACGTCGAGTCGGCGCGGTCGCTCGGTATCCGGGCGGTCCACCACCGACCGACGGACGGCGCAGCCGGGCTGCGACGCGCCCTGCACCCGCTCCTGCCCGCTCTCGCGGACGCCCCGCACCGGACGGGTCCACGGGCCTAG
- the aspS gene encoding aspartate--tRNA ligase, whose amino-acid sequence MLRTHDAGTLRADHSGQTVTLSGWVARRRDHGGVAFLDLRDASGVAQVVARDEVLTGAAHDLRNEYVVTVVGEVAPRDPKDVNPNLPTGEVDVVASSIEVLSTADPLPFQIDERVAVGEEARLKHRYLDLRRPGPTSAGAGLRLRSKVNAAARSVLAERDFVEIETPTLTRSTPEGARDFLVPARLAPGEWYALPQSPQLFKQLLMVAGMERYYQIARCYRDEDFRADRQPEFTQLDIEMSFVEQDDVIELGEAVATAVWGTIGVELTTPFPRMTYTEAMERFGSDKPDLRFGVELVDCTEFFADTPFRVFRNDYVGAVVMPGGASQPRRQFDAWQEWAKQRGAKGLAYVTVGEDGELGGPVAKNISEEEKSGLAAHVGAQPGDCIFFAADKPRAARALLGAARQEIAQRCDLIDESAWSFVWVVDAPLFEPTGEAVAAGDVAVGAGAWTAVHHAFTSPKPEFLDTFDTDPGSALAYAYDLVCNGNEIGGGSIRIHQRDVQERVFSVMGLDEESAQEKFGFLLEAFKYGAPPHGGIAFGWDRIVMLLLGADSIRDVIAFPKSGGGYDPLTDAPAPITPEQRKEAGIDARPTAKGEDPAAQGAPEVNPRQS is encoded by the coding sequence GTGCTCCGCACCCATGACGCCGGCACCCTGCGTGCCGACCACTCCGGCCAGACCGTCACCCTCAGCGGATGGGTGGCCCGGCGACGTGATCACGGTGGCGTGGCCTTCCTCGACCTGCGCGACGCCTCCGGCGTCGCCCAGGTCGTCGCTCGCGACGAGGTGCTGACCGGAGCGGCGCACGACCTGCGCAACGAGTACGTCGTCACGGTCGTCGGCGAAGTCGCCCCGCGCGACCCGAAGGACGTCAACCCGAACCTGCCGACGGGCGAGGTCGACGTGGTCGCCTCCTCCATCGAGGTCCTCAGCACGGCGGACCCGCTGCCCTTCCAGATCGACGAGCGGGTCGCCGTCGGGGAGGAGGCCCGGCTCAAGCACCGTTACCTCGACCTGCGCCGCCCCGGTCCGACCAGCGCCGGTGCGGGCTTGCGCCTGCGCAGCAAGGTCAACGCCGCGGCACGCTCGGTCCTGGCCGAGCGCGACTTCGTCGAGATCGAGACCCCGACCCTCACCCGGTCCACCCCCGAGGGCGCCCGCGACTTCCTCGTGCCGGCCCGCCTCGCACCGGGCGAGTGGTACGCGCTCCCGCAGAGCCCCCAGCTGTTCAAGCAGCTGCTCATGGTCGCCGGGATGGAGAGGTACTACCAGATCGCGCGCTGCTACCGCGACGAGGACTTCCGGGCCGACCGCCAGCCGGAGTTCACCCAGCTGGACATCGAGATGTCCTTCGTCGAGCAGGACGACGTCATCGAGCTCGGCGAGGCCGTTGCCACGGCGGTCTGGGGGACCATCGGTGTCGAGCTGACCACCCCCTTCCCCCGCATGACCTACACCGAGGCCATGGAGCGCTTCGGTAGCGACAAGCCCGACCTGCGCTTCGGCGTCGAGCTCGTGGACTGCACCGAGTTCTTCGCCGACACCCCCTTCCGGGTCTTCCGCAACGACTACGTCGGGGCCGTCGTCATGCCCGGTGGGGCCAGCCAGCCGCGCCGGCAGTTCGACGCGTGGCAGGAGTGGGCGAAGCAGCGCGGTGCCAAGGGTCTGGCCTATGTCACCGTCGGTGAGGACGGTGAGCTGGGTGGGCCCGTCGCCAAGAACATCTCCGAGGAGGAGAAGTCCGGTCTGGCCGCGCACGTCGGTGCGCAGCCGGGCGACTGCATCTTCTTCGCCGCGGACAAGCCCCGGGCCGCGCGGGCACTACTCGGGGCGGCCCGGCAGGAGATCGCCCAGCGCTGCGACCTGATCGACGAGTCCGCGTGGTCCTTCGTCTGGGTCGTCGACGCCCCGCTCTTCGAGCCCACGGGGGAGGCCGTCGCCGCCGGTGACGTCGCCGTCGGTGCGGGTGCCTGGACCGCGGTCCACCACGCCTTCACCAGCCCCAAGCCGGAGTTCCTCGACACCTTCGACACCGACCCCGGATCGGCGCTGGCCTACGCCTACGACCTCGTGTGCAACGGCAACGAGATCGGCGGCGGGTCCATCCGTATCCACCAGCGTGACGTGCAGGAGCGGGTCTTCTCGGTCATGGGCCTGGACGAGGAGTCGGCGCAGGAGAAGTTCGGCTTCCTCCTCGAGGCCTTCAAGTACGGCGCGCCCCCGCACGGCGGCATCGCCTTCGGCTGGGACCGCATCGTCATGCTCCTGCTGGGGGCGGACTCCATCCGCGACGTCATCGCCTTCCCCAAGTCCGGCGGCGGCTACGACCCGCTGACGGACGCGCCCGCGCCGATCACCCCGGAGCAGCGCAAGGAGGCCGGCATCGACGCCCGGCCCACGGCGAAGGGGGAGGACCCCGCAGCGCAGGGGGCGCCGGAGGTCAACCCCCGGCAGAGCTGA
- a CDS encoding NUDIX hydrolase: MTVEHPPLRDEIVPSPVVESEVVFDGAVWDVRRETFDLEGERLVREVVDHPGAVAVLALDEEDRALLIRQYRHPISSHEWEIPAGLLDVAGEDPLLAAQRELAEEADVVAEHWAVLVDYFSSPGGLNEALRIYLARGLTAVPDGELHERRGEEAHILHHRAPLDEVVDAVLAGHVHNSTLVIGVLAAHRMREDGWTSLRPADSPWPQHPTNRRH, encoded by the coding sequence GTGACCGTCGAGCACCCGCCCCTGCGCGACGAGATCGTGCCGTCGCCGGTCGTCGAGAGCGAGGTCGTCTTCGACGGCGCGGTGTGGGACGTGCGCCGGGAGACCTTCGACCTCGAGGGCGAGCGTCTCGTGCGGGAGGTCGTCGACCATCCCGGTGCCGTGGCCGTGCTGGCACTCGACGAGGAGGACCGCGCGCTGCTCATCCGCCAGTACCGGCACCCGATCTCCTCCCACGAGTGGGAGATCCCGGCCGGGCTGCTCGACGTCGCCGGTGAGGACCCACTCCTCGCGGCGCAGCGCGAGCTGGCCGAGGAGGCCGACGTCGTCGCGGAGCACTGGGCGGTGCTGGTGGACTACTTCAGCTCCCCCGGGGGCCTGAACGAGGCGCTGCGGATCTACCTCGCCCGTGGTCTCACCGCCGTCCCCGACGGGGAGCTGCACGAGCGCCGGGGCGAGGAGGCCCACATCCTCCACCACCGGGCGCCGCTCGACGAGGTGGTGGATGCCGTGCTCGCCGGCCACGTGCACAACTCGACACTCGTGATCGGCGTCCTCGCCGCCCATCGGATGCGCGAGGACGGCTGGACCTCCCTTCGTCCGGCGGACAGCCCGTGGCCGCAGCATCCCACCAACCGCCGACACTGA